The following are encoded in a window of Rubellicoccus peritrichatus genomic DNA:
- a CDS encoding hybrid sensor histidine kinase/response regulator encodes MSHLPKHWYALLLLTFTPFGLIALEKGTPPVRTFTPDEYNAGAQNTAAAQSDDGLMYFANSDGVLVYDGEYWSLLDTGESGLTRDVKPTRDGRIWVAGSHDFGWIDIDSNTFTSLKEKVTSEENPLGETWHLFEDKDKIIIVSAQRLINWQNEAISYEFMKSEGRLVPMQLGDRLLIHQRGEGLKDVTNPEHKLLFTDTEVANGGINFIENIDDERMIIGTFDKGFFYYDGRKVEPVDTEFSKSFSNFLGSNSTLIDNQSIAAGTYNHGVFLLDFNGEFIDRFGEETGLLGDSAWNVFVDRFGDLWIPQNRGISLVQLSAPYTLFDKRHGLNAEVIFDLERRDGKLYAGTYNGIYMLEPGTPKGTSPYWYSVGNNNQIVWNLTSDSAGMFASLERNIEKIQSKDSEIVFESNRACTFLEKIPGKTDLYLSGIYSDLAILSWDGAKFSIFKEWPLFGGITSVAYLDDNLVWFGTVQKGLLSGNISRMINSEEESKFDSILNPENNEAFSWSYVVPMAAGILIISDAGIFHTQGSNTKLTTVKNSPLSLGVNAFGVNFDNGNFDDQVWITYPIEQNGKRIYRMAKITWPSGNHPPEFKILNAEGIDELGDIHSLLIEDEGELAWIGGSGGIVRHELTERPEPEPVATLMTQTTFYQDEEQMDVNSPQPVFNFPVDRAHFEFATPIFTEDKKLYQTRMMGLENHWSEPSPTPFREFTNLAEGHYTFEARSIDPSGENPSIPASFSFVVLPPWYRTIAAYIVYVVLLLFIGWLYMRWRTIALRKKNLALEAAVEERTIELVQTNVQLAKANSAKNDFLASVSHEIRNPMNGVVGLTALLKDSLNDSKEYGEKIKQLDSTSGHLKSLLDDLLDFSALEENKVSLKPSPFYLGDELDTIEEIYRPVAEKKSLTLEVIKLGETNLTLLGDAGKVRQILANLIGNAIKFTEKGGVKLEVCVEVNESQADLHCLVIDTGPGIPQELQKTVFGKFQRGVFDQKGGPSGMGLGLSISSRLATMMDAKIGLSSSDSSGTTFHFDVTLPIVQGDLANASGLTEATIAALHGKHVLLVEDQEYNRIVAEELLARLGLTVVSAESGEIGLKKFEEEHFDVVLLDNNLPGISGIEVAEVIRSGEKRETPIIAISAHVTKRDRDNYDRIGINATVAKPFTNSELKRTLARILIDDAMLDASTSDEPKMSGLFGMLRFIANGDEAKLKSMVAGVLKELQEQLDNCRKYMNSGDWEQADKYTHSALSSARLIGDEDLQREAKALHEAALNKDEGEVQKRLEVIKPMLDKILQYPVEF; translated from the coding sequence ATGTCTCATCTACCAAAGCACTGGTACGCGTTGTTACTTCTCACATTTACACCATTCGGTCTAATAGCGCTTGAAAAAGGGACCCCGCCGGTCCGAACTTTCACCCCGGACGAATATAATGCAGGAGCACAAAACACCGCAGCAGCTCAAAGTGATGATGGCTTAATGTATTTTGCTAATAGCGATGGTGTCTTAGTTTATGATGGTGAATATTGGTCATTACTCGATACAGGAGAAAGTGGCTTAACACGTGATGTAAAACCAACCCGCGACGGACGCATCTGGGTAGCAGGCAGCCATGATTTTGGATGGATTGATATAGACTCCAATACTTTTACTTCACTAAAAGAAAAAGTCACAAGTGAAGAAAACCCTCTCGGTGAAACTTGGCATCTTTTTGAAGATAAAGACAAAATAATAATAGTTTCAGCTCAAAGGCTGATCAATTGGCAAAACGAAGCCATCTCATATGAATTCATGAAAAGTGAAGGAAGACTTGTCCCCATGCAACTTGGTGACCGACTTCTAATTCATCAACGAGGAGAAGGACTTAAAGATGTAACAAACCCTGAACATAAGTTACTTTTCACGGATACAGAGGTAGCGAATGGTGGCATTAATTTCATAGAGAATATTGATGATGAAAGAATGATAATTGGTACATTCGACAAAGGTTTTTTCTATTACGACGGAAGAAAGGTAGAACCCGTTGATACTGAGTTTAGCAAAAGTTTTTCCAATTTTTTAGGATCAAACAGCACACTTATTGACAATCAAAGCATTGCCGCAGGAACTTATAATCATGGTGTTTTTCTACTAGATTTCAACGGGGAATTTATCGATCGTTTTGGAGAAGAGACAGGGCTGCTAGGCGATTCTGCATGGAATGTATTCGTTGATCGTTTTGGAGATTTATGGATTCCACAGAATAGAGGTATTAGTCTAGTCCAGCTTTCTGCTCCATATACTCTATTCGATAAAAGGCATGGCTTGAACGCTGAAGTCATTTTCGATCTGGAACGCAGAGACGGTAAACTTTATGCAGGAACCTATAATGGAATTTACATGCTTGAACCCGGGACCCCCAAAGGCACATCGCCTTATTGGTATTCCGTAGGTAACAACAACCAAATCGTATGGAACCTAACATCAGACAGTGCAGGTATGTTCGCCTCCTTGGAAAGAAACATAGAAAAAATTCAGTCCAAAGATTCAGAAATCGTATTTGAGTCAAATAGAGCTTGTACGTTTCTAGAAAAAATTCCTGGAAAGACTGACTTGTATCTATCTGGTATCTACAGTGATTTGGCTATTCTCAGTTGGGATGGAGCTAAATTTTCAATTTTTAAAGAATGGCCTCTTTTCGGAGGAATAACCTCTGTCGCATATTTGGATGACAATCTAGTTTGGTTTGGAACAGTACAAAAAGGTCTTTTATCAGGTAATATCAGTAGAATGATAAATTCTGAAGAAGAATCAAAATTCGATAGCATATTGAATCCTGAAAATAACGAAGCATTCTCTTGGTCTTATGTAGTTCCAATGGCAGCAGGCATATTAATAATAAGTGATGCTGGAATTTTTCACACTCAAGGAAGCAATACAAAACTAACTACTGTAAAAAATTCTCCTCTTTCGTTAGGTGTAAATGCGTTTGGAGTTAATTTTGATAACGGAAACTTTGATGATCAAGTTTGGATAACATATCCAATCGAACAAAACGGCAAACGCATTTATAGAATGGCTAAGATAACCTGGCCATCAGGAAATCACCCTCCAGAGTTCAAAATACTGAATGCAGAAGGCATTGATGAATTGGGCGACATACACAGCCTCTTGATTGAAGACGAAGGTGAGCTTGCATGGATTGGCGGATCGGGAGGTATTGTTCGGCACGAACTAACAGAACGCCCTGAGCCGGAGCCGGTTGCCACCTTGATGACGCAAACTACGTTCTACCAGGATGAAGAACAAATGGATGTGAATAGCCCGCAGCCGGTATTTAATTTCCCGGTTGATCGTGCCCACTTTGAATTTGCCACACCGATTTTCACTGAAGATAAAAAGCTCTATCAGACGCGGATGATGGGTTTGGAAAACCACTGGAGCGAACCAAGCCCAACGCCGTTTCGTGAATTCACCAATTTAGCAGAAGGCCACTACACCTTTGAAGCCCGTTCGATTGATCCATCTGGAGAAAACCCAAGCATCCCGGCATCTTTTTCCTTTGTGGTTTTGCCGCCATGGTATCGTACGATAGCCGCCTACATTGTCTATGTTGTCCTGCTGTTGTTTATCGGCTGGCTCTACATGCGCTGGCGAACAATTGCCCTGCGGAAGAAAAACCTGGCTCTGGAAGCAGCGGTTGAAGAGCGGACGATTGAGCTGGTGCAAACCAACGTGCAACTGGCCAAAGCCAACTCGGCCAAGAACGACTTCCTGGCCAGCGTCAGCCATGAGATCCGCAACCCGATGAATGGCGTCGTCGGCCTGACTGCCCTGCTGAAAGACTCTTTGAATGACAGCAAAGAGTATGGTGAGAAAATCAAGCAGCTTGATTCCACTTCGGGCCATTTGAAATCGTTATTGGATGACCTGCTTGATTTTTCCGCCTTGGAGGAAAACAAGGTCAGCCTGAAGCCCTCACCTTTTTACCTCGGTGATGAACTCGATACGATCGAGGAGATTTACCGTCCGGTGGCCGAAAAGAAAAGCCTCACCCTTGAAGTCATTAAACTCGGCGAAACCAATTTGACCCTGCTGGGTGACGCCGGCAAGGTCCGCCAGATTCTGGCCAACCTGATCGGCAATGCGATCAAGTTCACCGAAAAAGGCGGCGTCAAGCTGGAGGTCTGCGTCGAGGTCAATGAGTCGCAGGCCGATCTGCATTGCCTTGTCATTGATACCGGGCCGGGCATTCCCCAAGAGCTGCAGAAAACGGTTTTCGGCAAATTCCAGCGCGGTGTCTTTGATCAGAAAGGCGGACCTTCCGGCATGGGACTCGGCCTGAGTATCTCAAGCCGACTGGCAACGATGATGGATGCAAAGATCGGCCTCAGCTCTTCCGACAGCAGCGGCACGACGTTTCACTTTGATGTCACCCTGCCCATCGTTCAGGGAGACCTTGCCAACGCTTCCGGTCTCACCGAAGCCACCATTGCGGCGCTTCACGGGAAGCATGTCCTGCTGGTCGAAGACCAGGAGTATAACCGGATCGTAGCCGAAGAGTTATTGGCACGGCTTGGTCTGACTGTGGTTTCAGCAGAGAGCGGCGAAATCGGTCTGAAAAAATTCGAAGAAGAGCACTTCGATGTCGTGCTGCTCGACAATAACCTTCCGGGCATCTCCGGCATCGAAGTCGCCGAGGTCATCCGCTCGGGCGAGAAGCGTGAGACACCGATTATTGCCATCAGCGCGCACGTGACGAAGCGGGACCGGGATAACTACGACCGCATCGGAATCAATGCCACCGTGGCCAAGCCATTTACCAACTCCGAGCTGAAAAGAACACTTGCAAGAATCCTGATCGACGACGCCATGCTGGATGCTTCTACCAGCGATGAACCGAAAATGTCGGGCCTCTTCGGAATGCTTCGCTTTATCGCAAATGGTGATGAGGCCAAACTCAAGTCCATGGTGGCAGGCGTTTTAAAAGAGTTGCAGGAGCAGCTCGACAACTGCCGGAAGTACATGAACTCGGGTGACTGGGAACAAGCCGACAAGTATACCCACTCGGCCCTGAGCAGTGCCCGACTCATCGGCGATGAAGATTTGCAACGTGAGGCCAAAGCGCTCCATGAAGCCGCCTTGAATAAGGACGAAGGCGAAGTTCAAAAGCGACTGGAAGTGATCAAGCCAATGCTTGATAAAATCCTGCAATATCCAGTGGAGTTTTAA
- a CDS encoding EVE domain-containing protein: MKYWLFKSEPDEFSIHDLKARGKKGESWDGVRNYQARNFMRDDMKKGDIALFYHSNCDETGIVGVGEISRESHPDHTAWDPKDKHFDPKTDKDNPRWFMIAMTHKETFPRTVTLAEVKADPKLSEMRIAQRGNRLSITPVTKAEFDHICKLAKKKV; encoded by the coding sequence ATGAAATACTGGCTTTTCAAATCCGAACCGGACGAATTTTCCATCCATGACCTCAAGGCGCGGGGCAAAAAGGGCGAATCCTGGGATGGGGTTCGCAATTATCAGGCCCGGAACTTCATGCGGGATGACATGAAAAAGGGCGACATCGCCCTCTTCTATCATTCCAACTGTGACGAGACCGGTATCGTTGGCGTCGGGGAAATCTCCCGCGAGTCTCACCCCGATCACACCGCCTGGGACCCTAAAGACAAGCATTTCGACCCGAAGACGGACAAGGACAACCCGCGCTGGTTCATGATCGCCATGACCCACAAGGAGACTTTTCCCCGGACCGTCACCCTGGCCGAAGTCAAAGCAGACCCAAAACTCTCGGAAATGCGCATCGCCCAACGCGGCAACCGCCTCTCCATCACCCCGGTGACCAAGGCCGAGTTTGATCACATCTGCAAACTGGCCAAGAAGAAGGTGTAG
- a CDS encoding ammonium transporter encodes MMINRIRLYLHNAKSGCVLALLALSLTANQTFAQNETATSDAATVAAQAAQEAAQAAAAAAAAAQEAAAAAQAASVMNSQPATAEAPEPAATETAPPAIEPAPAVPEEPPVEAIPTTAMEAVPELPAEEAIAVEEEAEAAAPGMSQVTGDILWLVLAAVLVFFMQAGFAMLESGMTRAKNACNIMMKNILDFSFAALAFWAIGYAFMYGEMGNTFIGWDKGLVFLDTANNGQDNLLSAGWLFQVVFCGTAATIVGGAMAERTKFIGYVIYSIFISALIYPISGHWIWAGDGWLAAMGMRDFAGSTVVHSVGAWAGLAGAIILGARAGKFDKEGRPRPIPGHNLPMASLGCFILWFGWFGFNAGSTLAATDGLAHVAVTTLLAAAAGAAAATLTTWWKFGKPDLTMSINGCLAGLVSITAPCASVSTTSAAIIGAVGGVLVVFSALFIENKLKVDDPVGAISVHGVCGAWGTLSIGLFGSSAIDVLYWDSETAIKDGLFLGGGMDQLLVQAAGVASVFAFTFAAAYILFSALSKTVGIRVKPEDELSGLDIVEHGNEAYADFQVYADEMPEAEEPANG; translated from the coding sequence ATGATGATTAATCGAATAAGACTGTACTTACACAATGCAAAAAGTGGCTGTGTTCTGGCCCTGCTCGCACTCAGTCTCACCGCCAACCAAACTTTCGCCCAAAACGAAACAGCAACCAGTGACGCTGCCACTGTTGCCGCACAAGCAGCCCAGGAAGCCGCCCAGGCCGCCGCTGCTGCTGCGGCGGCAGCCCAGGAAGCCGCAGCCGCAGCCCAGGCCGCAAGTGTCATGAACAGCCAGCCGGCGACTGCTGAGGCTCCCGAACCGGCTGCCACAGAAACAGCGCCACCAGCCATCGAGCCAGCTCCAGCCGTTCCCGAAGAACCGCCAGTTGAGGCAATACCAACCACTGCAATGGAAGCAGTGCCGGAGCTGCCGGCAGAGGAAGCAATTGCCGTGGAAGAGGAAGCTGAAGCAGCCGCTCCCGGGATGTCTCAAGTAACCGGTGATATATTGTGGCTGGTTTTGGCAGCTGTTCTCGTCTTCTTCATGCAAGCTGGTTTCGCGATGTTGGAATCGGGAATGACGCGCGCCAAGAACGCGTGTAACATCATGATGAAAAACATTCTCGACTTCTCCTTTGCCGCCCTCGCCTTCTGGGCCATCGGATACGCATTCATGTATGGGGAAATGGGAAACACCTTCATCGGCTGGGACAAAGGTCTGGTTTTTCTGGATACCGCAAACAACGGTCAGGACAATTTACTCAGTGCCGGCTGGTTATTCCAAGTCGTGTTCTGTGGCACGGCAGCAACCATCGTTGGCGGTGCCATGGCCGAGCGAACGAAGTTTATCGGATACGTGATTTATTCGATTTTCATCTCAGCACTGATCTATCCAATCTCCGGTCACTGGATCTGGGCTGGCGACGGTTGGCTGGCCGCCATGGGGATGCGTGACTTTGCCGGTTCCACGGTGGTTCACTCCGTAGGTGCCTGGGCTGGACTGGCCGGTGCAATCATCCTCGGTGCTCGCGCCGGAAAGTTCGACAAGGAAGGTCGCCCTCGCCCAATCCCCGGACACAATCTCCCAATGGCCAGTCTGGGTTGCTTCATCCTTTGGTTTGGATGGTTCGGATTTAACGCAGGATCAACCCTGGCAGCCACAGATGGTTTGGCTCACGTGGCAGTGACGACATTGCTTGCGGCTGCCGCCGGTGCCGCTGCCGCCACTCTCACCACCTGGTGGAAGTTTGGAAAACCCGACCTTACCATGTCGATCAACGGCTGCCTGGCCGGACTCGTTTCCATCACCGCGCCATGCGCGAGTGTTTCGACAACGTCCGCCGCAATCATCGGTGCAGTCGGTGGCGTTCTTGTGGTCTTCTCCGCGCTCTTCATCGAAAACAAATTGAAGGTCGACGACCCTGTCGGTGCCATCAGTGTTCATGGTGTTTGCGGAGCCTGGGGCACACTTAGCATAGGACTGTTTGGAAGCAGCGCAATCGATGTGCTTTACTGGGATTCCGAAACGGCTATCAAGGACGGTCTCTTTCTCGGTGGAGGCATGGACCAGTTGCTAGTTCAGGCTGCCGGTGTGGCATCGGTATTCGCCTTCACCTTTGCAGCAGCTTACATTCTCTTTTCTGCATTGAGCAAAACCGTTGGTATTCGCGTGAAGCCAGAGGACGAACTAAGCGGCCTGGATATAGTCGAGCATGGAAACGAAGCTTATGCCGACTTCCAAGTGTATGCTGACGAAATGCCGGAAGCCGAAGAGCCAGCCAACGGATAA
- a CDS encoding methyltransferase produces MSHQPPSHPFPPVDDNLLWDLNCSFIHFPTVIVADELGLFAILDEEARTRDAIADKLQLGSRATEAMLGVLTSLKFLTCEGERYYLTPVSKNYLLPSSEYYWGDVFAMNRQLLLGAEPLKRAMLENQTSPYLGKDSDESLIDEWDSGEVDEDTARGFTKCMHALFWGHAQALAAMIDIGPVTRLLDVGGGSGCFSIALSRKNPDLKCTIMDLKPVCLVTQEFIKKLNAADQVDAQAGNMFSPDWPSGYDGVFFSNIFHDWWEERCRLVARNSFEALPSGGRIFLFEMLLDDTRNGPLTCAGFSMFMVYYMRGKQYSACELRSFLEDAGFVDFEVRTIFGYFSLVSARKP; encoded by the coding sequence ATGAGTCATCAGCCTCCTTCTCATCCTTTTCCACCTGTGGATGACAATCTGCTTTGGGATCTGAATTGCAGCTTCATTCATTTCCCGACGGTGATCGTTGCCGATGAACTCGGACTTTTCGCGATACTTGATGAGGAAGCGCGGACGCGCGATGCCATTGCGGATAAACTCCAGCTTGGTAGTCGAGCGACCGAGGCGATGCTGGGTGTGTTGACTTCACTCAAGTTCCTGACTTGTGAAGGCGAACGGTATTACCTCACTCCGGTTTCCAAGAATTACCTTCTGCCAAGCAGTGAATATTACTGGGGAGATGTATTTGCGATGAACCGTCAGTTGCTCCTGGGGGCTGAACCACTCAAGCGGGCAATGCTGGAGAATCAGACCAGCCCATATCTTGGTAAAGACAGCGATGAATCACTTATTGATGAGTGGGATTCAGGCGAGGTCGATGAGGATACCGCGCGCGGTTTCACCAAGTGCATGCATGCGCTTTTCTGGGGGCATGCTCAGGCGCTGGCCGCTATGATCGACATTGGCCCGGTTACTCGCCTGCTGGACGTTGGCGGTGGATCAGGTTGTTTTTCAATCGCACTATCTCGCAAAAATCCTGACCTGAAATGTACTATCATGGATCTCAAACCAGTCTGCTTGGTCACGCAGGAATTCATTAAAAAACTGAATGCTGCAGACCAGGTAGATGCTCAGGCAGGTAACATGTTTTCTCCAGATTGGCCAAGTGGCTATGATGGCGTATTCTTCAGTAATATTTTTCATGACTGGTGGGAGGAGCGTTGTCGTCTGGTCGCGCGCAACAGTTTCGAAGCCCTGCCTTCAGGAGGGCGTATTTTTCTTTTCGAAATGCTGCTCGATGATACTCGGAACGGGCCTCTAACCTGTGCCGGATTCTCCATGTTCATGGTCTATTACATGCGTGGAAAACAGTATAGTGCCTGCGAATTGCGTAGCTTTTTGGAAGATGCTGGTTTCGTTGATTTTGAGGTCCGTACCATTTTCGGCTATTTTTCTCTGGTTTCTGCACGCAAGCCCTAA
- the queG gene encoding tRNA epoxyqueuosine(34) reductase QueG, giving the protein MGSVSADQARLEAAAAELGFDAFGVASIEPELRREYYLRWINDGQHGEMSWLERNNERRLQPSAILPEARSIICLGFNYYQPDPPRRGRIAKYALGKDYHKLILKKLKSLCTVMREEFGSDQKPYVDTGPVLEKPIAEQAGLGWQGKSTILLNARHGTWLFLANILTTLELEPDTPAKDRCGTCTRCIDACPTDAITAPYKLDARRCIAYLTIEHKGAIPIEFRRGIGDRVYGCDECLDVCPWNRFAKLTREAKFTPMPHPDLIESLELTQEQFDEQFAGTPIRRLGLSRWKRNTCVVLGNVGNTDDLVTLKKMALSDDELVAEHASWAIQEIEERNRH; this is encoded by the coding sequence ATGGGTAGTGTATCCGCAGATCAAGCACGTTTGGAGGCCGCAGCGGCTGAGCTGGGTTTTGATGCCTTTGGCGTGGCTTCGATTGAACCAGAGCTGCGACGTGAGTATTACCTGCGCTGGATCAATGATGGCCAGCATGGCGAGATGTCATGGTTGGAGCGGAACAACGAACGCCGCTTACAGCCTTCGGCTATTCTGCCCGAGGCCAGGTCGATTATTTGTCTGGGGTTCAATTACTATCAGCCGGATCCGCCACGCCGGGGACGGATTGCAAAATACGCCCTCGGCAAGGATTACCATAAGCTGATTCTTAAAAAGTTGAAAAGTTTGTGTACTGTGATGCGGGAGGAGTTTGGCTCAGACCAGAAGCCCTATGTCGATACTGGGCCTGTCCTGGAGAAACCAATTGCTGAGCAGGCGGGACTTGGTTGGCAGGGCAAAAGCACTATTCTGCTAAATGCCCGGCATGGAACGTGGCTCTTTCTTGCGAATATCCTGACCACACTCGAATTGGAACCGGATACTCCGGCCAAAGATCGGTGTGGCACTTGCACCCGCTGCATTGATGCATGTCCGACCGATGCGATCACCGCTCCCTACAAGCTCGATGCTCGCCGGTGTATTGCCTATCTTACGATTGAACACAAGGGAGCGATTCCGATTGAGTTTCGTCGTGGCATTGGTGATCGGGTTTATGGTTGTGATGAATGTCTCGATGTCTGCCCCTGGAATCGTTTTGCCAAGCTGACCCGTGAAGCGAAGTTTACACCAATGCCGCATCCTGATTTGATTGAGTCACTGGAGTTGACTCAGGAGCAGTTCGACGAGCAGTTTGCCGGCACGCCCATTCGGCGTTTGGGCTTATCACGCTGGAAGCGCAATACCTGTGTTGTTTTAGGGAATGTAGGAAACACGGATGATCTAGTGACGCTTAAGAAAATGGCTTTAAGCGATGATGAACTGGTAGCTGAACACGCCAGTTGGGCAATTCAGGAAATTGAAGAGAGAAACAGGCATTAG
- a CDS encoding aspartyl/asparaginyl beta-hydroxylase domain-containing protein: MSADHQRLNEKQLKAPTTRFDRIFTRFLSWVEEKNVNHSKVGNPPIYDKNLFPWTQTIEKEWKTIKGELDVILKRRDELQSFHEVSSEVETITKDDQWKTFFLMGYGVRVEENCRQCPETARIVESIPGLKTAMFSILSPGKHIPAHRGPYNGVLRYHLGLIVPEPADQCRIRIGEEYHVWQQGEGIVFDDCFNHEVWNETDGYRVVLFVDFERPINFPAKLLNKFVLRASVLTPYIREANDSQLKWAKKFYGKN, translated from the coding sequence ATGAGCGCAGATCACCAACGGTTGAACGAAAAACAACTGAAGGCACCAACTACTCGATTTGACCGCATATTCACCCGCTTCCTCAGCTGGGTGGAGGAAAAGAACGTCAATCACTCCAAAGTCGGTAATCCACCCATCTACGACAAGAACCTTTTCCCCTGGACCCAGACGATTGAAAAGGAATGGAAGACCATCAAGGGCGAGCTGGACGTCATCCTGAAACGGCGCGATGAGCTGCAAAGCTTTCACGAGGTCAGCAGTGAAGTCGAGACCATCACCAAGGATGACCAGTGGAAAACCTTCTTCCTGATGGGGTATGGTGTTCGTGTGGAGGAAAACTGCCGCCAATGCCCGGAAACAGCACGGATCGTTGAGAGCATCCCGGGTTTAAAAACCGCAATGTTCTCCATTCTTTCCCCGGGTAAGCACATCCCGGCGCATCGCGGTCCGTATAACGGCGTGCTTCGTTACCATCTTGGCCTGATTGTCCCCGAGCCCGCGGACCAGTGCCGCATCCGCATCGGTGAGGAGTATCATGTCTGGCAGCAAGGCGAAGGCATTGTCTTCGACGATTGCTTCAACCACGAAGTCTGGAACGAAACCGATGGCTACCGCGTGGTGCTTTTTGTCGATTTCGAACGCCCGATCAACTTCCCGGCCAAGCTGCTCAACAAATTTGTCCTCCGCGCTTCCGTCCTCACGCCCTACATCCGCGAAGCCAACGACAGCCAGCTCAAGTGGGCCAAGAAGTTCTACGGGAAGAATTAG
- a CDS encoding exosortase/archaeosortase family protein, whose amino-acid sequence MSQHTSNKASLLPASNFALLLVFWGTLFLQLAYEWSHNDQYSYGLFVPFLGLYLFYLRWEDRPMPIPGTKKGISRGVLCFVGLLAVAYYPIKVIFEANADWRLVLWSQALAIYAVTLLVLYRWGGFRWVVHFGMPFFFFLTAIPWPRWLENELVVHLMEIVATATVEAVNMLGYYAKQSGNIITLRNGVVSVEEACSGVRSFQSTIMGAIFLGELFRFVVGWRFILVIAGAGLAVFFNFCRTLTLTLISADHGAEVMNRWHDPAGYMVFISSMVSLGLLCWLIRVTLSPRKVRPELTGGPFVREPHWLPFSSMATVIVLVVLSEPFTYVWYAIRGPDSQHNLSWEMDWYEGTQDLKFEDIQPRIKDILFFDKGELVRWKTPNNYRWIAYFFEWNSGKAAQLGGVHNPELCLPAVGWVMDELADDLIWEGPDDLKLIFNSYRFSNPNQEVYVFYCQWDPQGYPYHTKSGRFRLDRLHDAWIGDRKAGKQQLEVIIEGPRSMSAAKKALVSFLNDSIIVETESKPGTG is encoded by the coding sequence ATGTCACAGCACACGAGCAACAAGGCCTCTTTGTTACCTGCTTCCAATTTTGCGTTGCTGCTGGTTTTCTGGGGAACTTTGTTCCTGCAACTGGCCTATGAGTGGAGCCATAACGATCAATACAGCTATGGCTTGTTCGTTCCTTTTCTGGGGCTCTATTTGTTCTATTTGCGCTGGGAAGATCGTCCGATGCCCATTCCTGGAACAAAAAAGGGCATTTCCAGAGGAGTTCTCTGCTTTGTCGGACTGCTGGCGGTGGCGTATTACCCGATAAAAGTCATATTTGAGGCGAATGCAGACTGGCGGCTGGTGCTTTGGTCCCAGGCATTGGCCATTTATGCGGTGACCTTGCTTGTACTTTACCGCTGGGGCGGGTTTCGCTGGGTGGTGCATTTCGGGATGCCTTTTTTCTTTTTTCTTACGGCTATTCCGTGGCCGCGCTGGCTCGAGAACGAGCTGGTTGTTCACCTGATGGAGATTGTTGCCACCGCCACGGTCGAAGCTGTCAACATGCTGGGTTATTATGCGAAGCAGTCCGGCAATATCATTACATTGAGAAACGGAGTTGTCAGTGTGGAAGAGGCGTGTAGCGGAGTGCGTTCTTTTCAATCGACCATCATGGGGGCGATTTTTCTTGGTGAACTTTTCCGTTTTGTTGTGGGGTGGCGTTTTATTCTGGTTATTGCAGGTGCCGGACTGGCTGTTTTCTTTAATTTCTGTCGCACGCTGACTCTGACCCTTATCAGTGCCGACCATGGGGCGGAGGTTATGAATCGCTGGCATGATCCTGCAGGTTACATGGTTTTTATTTCCAGCATGGTTTCACTGGGCTTACTTTGCTGGCTGATTCGCGTAACGCTTTCACCCAGAAAGGTACGTCCTGAGCTAACGGGTGGCCCTTTTGTGCGCGAGCCGCACTGGCTGCCTTTTTCCAGCATGGCAACTGTCATTGTGCTGGTCGTTCTTTCCGAGCCGTTTACTTACGTTTGGTATGCGATTCGTGGACCGGATTCCCAGCATAATCTGTCCTGGGAAATGGATTGGTATGAGGGAACGCAGGACTTGAAATTCGAAGATATCCAGCCGCGGATCAAAGACATTCTCTTTTTTGACAAAGGCGAGTTGGTTCGCTGGAAAACTCCCAACAACTACCGATGGATTGCTTACTTTTTTGAATGGAACTCAGGCAAGGCCGCGCAGTTAGGTGGCGTTCATAATCCGGAGTTATGCCTGCCGGCGGTAGGGTGGGTCATGGACGAACTGGCTGATGATTTGATCTGGGAAGGCCCGGATGATTTGAAACTGATTTTTAACAGCTATCGTTTCAGCAATCCGAATCAGGAGGTTTATGTGTTTTACTGTCAATGGGACCCGCAGGGGTATCCCTATCACACGAAAAGCGGCCGTTTCCGTCTTGATCGATTGCATGACGCCTGGATTGGAGATCGAAAAGCAGGCAAGCAGCAGTTGGAAGTTATCATTGAAGGCCCGAGATCCATGTCAGCCGCGAAAAAAGCACTGGTTTCCTTCCTCAACGATTCCATTATAGTTGAGACTGAGAGCAAGCCAGGCACGGGGTAG